Proteins from a genomic interval of Gordonia sp. SL306:
- the scpB gene encoding SMC-Scp complex subunit ScpB — protein MTDEQDPARETTGIPESAAGPTTLDAEQAALVVEEEIVLDDDRLRSALEAVLLVVDTPATTDELATAVDQDRLRVRTMLTRMAEELAESGSGIDLRYAGDGWRFYTRAEFAPYVERLLLDGARSKLTRAALETLAVIAYRQPVTRARVSAIRGVNVDGVIRTLVARGLINEVGTDPQTSAITYATTEMFLERLGLASLTELPDLAPLLPDVDVIDDLDEEISSDPRFAKLGGHRSDSMENDSPGTDAQHSSTSVPDPDDQD, from the coding sequence ATGACCGACGAGCAGGATCCGGCGAGAGAAACCACCGGAATCCCAGAGTCAGCAGCGGGACCGACGACCCTCGACGCCGAGCAGGCCGCCCTCGTCGTCGAGGAGGAGATCGTCCTCGACGACGACCGGTTGCGGTCGGCGCTCGAGGCGGTTCTGCTGGTGGTCGACACGCCCGCGACCACGGACGAACTGGCCACCGCGGTCGATCAGGATCGGCTGCGGGTACGCACGATGCTGACGCGCATGGCGGAGGAACTCGCCGAGTCCGGCAGCGGTATCGACCTTCGGTACGCCGGTGACGGCTGGCGGTTCTACACGCGGGCGGAGTTCGCCCCCTATGTCGAGCGCCTGCTGCTCGACGGCGCCCGCTCGAAGCTCACCCGGGCGGCGCTGGAGACCCTGGCGGTGATCGCCTACCGTCAACCGGTCACCCGTGCACGTGTGAGCGCCATCCGCGGCGTCAACGTCGACGGCGTGATCCGCACCCTGGTGGCCCGCGGCCTGATCAACGAGGTCGGCACCGACCCCCAGACCTCGGCCATCACCTACGCCACCACAGAGATGTTCCTCGAGCGTCTCGGCCTCGCATCCCTGACCGAATTGCCCGATCTCGCGCCGCTGTTGCCCGACGTCGACGTGATCGACGACCTCGATGAGGAGATCTCGTCAGACCCGCGATTCGCCAAACTCGGTGGTCACCGGTCAGACTCGATGGAGAACGATTCACCCGGAACGGACGCACAGCACTCATCGACGTCCGTCCCGGACCCCGACGACCAGGACTGA
- a CDS encoding FAD-dependent monooxygenase, protein MNDADVLIAGAGPIGLTAAIELRRRGVRVRIVDPLLEPPQYAKAVGVQARTLEVFEGMGVLREILDAGTEMRGQIVFVNGTEVMRVDLVLPEDVPFRFHSIPQYETERVLRERLTALDTRIERGVRLSGFTQDPDGVTATLTGPGGDETTRVSFLIGADGAHSIVRKTLGLAFEGAAFDEQYMLGDVAVDWSQPRGYGVRSMHQTDGVTDDLLVCIPLPGRGRYRMSMLVPDELSTGPSSSADGVAHGFEGTRTPELSHIQAVVDRLSPEPATVSDLRWSSVFRISHRIVDAYSRGRVFVAGDAAHIHPPTGAQGMNTGIQDAHNLAWKLALAIDGAAADGLIDSYDAERRPIGEEVVGRTVRSAREGIGADSSDPSYVMRREAQLLLSYAGSPIVAVAPADATGPQPGERAPDAAGLAREVVNFPIRLYSLLGRLDHTAILYAGDTAGPADVAMFETLAADATGATRGHLDVYLVASPEAQVASTELPLIRDVDGRFAAAYRPDGDTVFIVRPDGYLGYRGPVGDGTSMTEHLGLTFR, encoded by the coding sequence ATGAACGACGCCGACGTTCTCATCGCAGGCGCGGGACCGATCGGTCTGACGGCCGCGATCGAGTTGCGCAGACGCGGGGTGCGGGTTCGCATCGTCGACCCACTGCTGGAACCACCGCAGTACGCGAAGGCCGTGGGAGTCCAGGCCCGCACTCTCGAGGTGTTCGAGGGCATGGGCGTGCTGCGGGAGATCCTCGACGCGGGCACCGAGATGCGTGGACAGATCGTCTTCGTCAACGGCACCGAGGTGATGCGTGTCGACCTGGTGCTGCCCGAGGACGTCCCGTTCCGGTTCCACTCGATTCCGCAGTACGAGACCGAGCGGGTGCTACGGGAACGGCTGACCGCCCTGGACACCCGGATCGAACGCGGCGTTCGCCTCTCCGGTTTCACGCAGGATCCCGACGGTGTCACGGCGACGCTGACCGGCCCCGGCGGCGACGAGACCACCCGGGTCTCCTTTCTCATCGGAGCAGACGGGGCGCACAGCATCGTGCGCAAGACCCTCGGTCTCGCGTTCGAGGGCGCGGCTTTCGACGAGCAGTACATGCTGGGCGATGTGGCGGTGGACTGGTCGCAGCCGCGCGGATACGGCGTCCGTTCCATGCACCAGACCGATGGCGTCACCGACGACCTACTCGTCTGTATCCCTCTCCCGGGCCGCGGACGGTATCGCATGTCGATGTTGGTGCCCGACGAATTGTCGACCGGCCCCTCGTCGTCGGCAGACGGTGTGGCGCACGGGTTCGAGGGCACCCGTACGCCGGAGTTGTCGCACATCCAGGCCGTCGTCGACCGCCTCTCCCCCGAACCCGCGACGGTCTCCGACCTCCGATGGTCCTCGGTCTTCCGGATCAGCCACCGGATCGTCGATGCCTACTCCCGGGGGCGGGTGTTCGTCGCAGGCGATGCCGCACACATCCACCCACCAACCGGCGCCCAGGGGATGAACACCGGAATCCAGGACGCCCACAACCTCGCCTGGAAGCTAGCGCTGGCGATCGACGGTGCCGCGGCCGACGGCCTGATCGACAGCTATGACGCCGAACGCCGGCCGATCGGCGAGGAAGTGGTCGGCCGGACCGTCCGCAGCGCACGTGAGGGTATCGGCGCCGATTCTTCGGACCCGAGTTACGTCATGCGTCGTGAGGCGCAGTTGCTGCTGAGCTATGCGGGCAGTCCGATCGTCGCGGTCGCGCCTGCCGATGCCACCGGGCCGCAACCCGGCGAACGCGCCCCGGATGCGGCGGGGCTCGCCCGGGAGGTGGTCAACTTCCCGATCCGCCTCTACTCGCTCCTCGGCCGACTCGACCACACGGCGATCCTGTACGCGGGAGACACCGCCGGTCCGGCCGACGTCGCGATGTTCGAGACGCTGGCCGCCGACGCCACCGGCGCGACCCGCGGGCACCTCGATGTGTACCTCGTGGCCTCTCCCGAGGCCCAGGTGGCCAGTACGGAACTACCTCTCATCCGGGACGTCGACGGACGGTTCGCCGCGGCCTACCGGCCCGACGGTGACACGGTGTTCATCGTCCGCCCCGACGGATACCTCGGCTATCGCGGTCCGGTGGGTGACGGCACGTCGATGACCGAGCACCTCGGTCTCACGTTCCGTTGA
- a CDS encoding segregation and condensation protein A, which yields MTESAPDTSEAADEKPTGFQVRLRNFEGPFDLLLNLISQHRLDVTEVALHEVTDDFIAYTRDLGPEMGLEQTTEFLVVAATLLDLKAARLLPSGEIDDPEDLALLEARDLLFARLLQYRAYKQVAALFGELEAAALQRYPRAVSLEQQFEDLLPEVTLGVDARGFAQVAATAMTPRPTPTVGLDHLHASQVSVPEQARRLAEILAMRPGDWLSFGELVAECESGLEVIGRFLGLLELFREQAVTFEQPEALGELRVNWTGDRDVDDVNIDRAEDYG from the coding sequence ATGACCGAGTCGGCGCCGGACACGTCGGAGGCGGCAGACGAGAAGCCGACGGGTTTCCAGGTCCGCCTGCGGAACTTCGAGGGCCCGTTCGACCTGCTCCTGAACCTCATCAGCCAGCATCGCCTCGATGTGACCGAGGTCGCGCTGCACGAGGTGACCGATGACTTCATCGCTTACACCCGTGACCTCGGACCCGAGATGGGCCTGGAACAGACCACCGAATTCCTCGTTGTCGCGGCGACGTTGCTCGACCTGAAGGCGGCGCGGCTGCTGCCGTCCGGGGAGATCGACGACCCCGAGGATCTGGCCCTGCTCGAGGCGAGGGACCTGCTGTTCGCGCGGCTGCTGCAGTACCGTGCCTACAAACAGGTTGCCGCGTTGTTCGGGGAGTTGGAAGCCGCTGCGCTGCAGCGCTATCCACGAGCGGTGTCGCTGGAACAGCAGTTCGAGGATCTTCTGCCCGAGGTGACCCTCGGCGTCGACGCCCGAGGATTCGCCCAGGTGGCGGCGACGGCGATGACACCGCGCCCGACACCGACCGTCGGCCTGGACCACTTGCACGCATCGCAGGTCTCGGTCCCCGAGCAGGCCCGTCGCCTCGCCGAGATACTCGCCATGCGACCCGGTGATTGGCTGAGCTTCGGTGAGCTGGTCGCCGAATGCGAGTCCGGCCTCGAGGTCATCGGCCGATTCCTCGGGCTGCTGGAGCTCTTCCGCGAGCAGGCCGTCACCTTCGAACAACCCGAGGCATTGGGGGAGTTGCGGGTGAACTGGACCGGAGACCGAGACGTGGACGACGTCAACATCGACAGGGCGGAGGACTACGGATGA
- a CDS encoding ParA family protein, protein MSTPGAPRSAADDQYRISVAPSHDADEETEHETEIGPTGRPYRDIPEPVPLDRHGPATVVAVCNQKGGVGKTTSTINLGAALAEYGRRVLLVDLDPQGALSAGLGVPHHDLDQTVYNLLVPPQAATDDVLMRTRVDGLDLLPSNIDLSAAEIQLVTEVGREQSLARALHPVLDRYDFVLIDCQPSLGLLTVNALACSDTVVIPMECEYFSLRGLALLTDTIDKVRDRLNPRLNLGGILVTMFDARTLHSREVMARVVEVFGDAVYDTVISRTVRFPETSVAGEPITSWAPKSAGAKAYRALAREVIARDSRQA, encoded by the coding sequence GTGAGCACCCCGGGGGCCCCGCGGTCCGCTGCCGATGACCAGTACCGGATCTCTGTCGCGCCGTCCCACGACGCCGACGAGGAGACCGAGCACGAGACCGAGATAGGCCCGACCGGCCGGCCCTATCGCGACATCCCCGAACCGGTCCCACTGGACCGGCACGGCCCGGCCACGGTGGTGGCCGTGTGCAACCAGAAGGGCGGCGTCGGCAAGACCACGTCGACGATCAATCTCGGTGCGGCGCTGGCCGAATACGGCCGTAGGGTGCTGCTCGTGGACCTGGATCCGCAGGGCGCGTTGTCGGCGGGTCTCGGCGTTCCGCATCACGATCTCGACCAGACCGTCTACAACCTGCTGGTACCGCCACAGGCCGCCACCGACGACGTGCTGATGCGCACCAGGGTCGACGGCCTCGACCTGCTGCCCAGCAACATCGACCTGTCGGCCGCCGAGATCCAGCTGGTCACCGAGGTCGGCCGCGAGCAATCACTGGCCCGCGCGCTCCACCCGGTGCTCGATCGCTACGACTTCGTGCTGATCGACTGCCAGCCGTCGCTGGGCCTGCTCACCGTGAATGCGCTCGCCTGCTCGGACACCGTCGTCATCCCGATGGAATGCGAATACTTCAGTCTGCGCGGGCTCGCCCTGCTCACCGACACGATCGACAAGGTCCGTGATCGTCTCAACCCGCGTCTGAATCTCGGCGGGATTCTGGTGACCATGTTCGACGCGCGCACATTGCACTCGCGAGAGGTGATGGCCCGTGTGGTCGAGGTGTTCGGCGACGCCGTCTACGACACCGTGATCAGCCGGACGGTGCGATTCCCCGAGACGAGCGTCGCGGGTGAACCCATCACGTCCTGGGCGCCGAAGTCGGCGGGAGCCAAGGCCTACCGGGCGCTGGCGCGCGAGGTGATCGCGCGCGACTCCCGGCAGGCATGA
- the der gene encoding ribosome biogenesis GTPase Der — MSEQNITGGDELALPGDGTWSDEADWQLSDFDVDGEPIDGTPMPVLAIVGRPNVGKSTLVNRILGRREAVVEDIPGVTRDRVSYSASWSGRRFTVVDTGGWEPDAKGLQQAVAAQAEQAMRTADAIVLVVDATVGATTTDEAVARVLRRSKTPVILAANKVDSERAEAETATLWSLGLGEPFPVSAAHGRGAGDLLDVILEVLPETPREAPALGGPRRVALVGKPNVGKSSLLNKLAGTHRSVVDNVAGTTVDPVDELIEIDGTTWQFVDTAGLRRKVRTASGHEYYASLRTRAALDAAEVAILLIDSSEPITEQDLRVLSMIIESGRALVIAFNKWDLVDEDRRYQLDKEIDRELARVPWARRVNISASTGRSVQKLVPAIEGALESWDKRVGTGRLNNWLKEVIAATPPPLRGGRQPRVMFATQAATRPPTFVLFTTGFLEAGYRRFLERRLREEFNFDGSPVRVNVRVRDKREQRRKR, encoded by the coding sequence GTGAGCGAGCAGAACATCACCGGCGGGGACGAACTGGCCTTGCCGGGTGACGGCACGTGGTCGGACGAAGCCGACTGGCAGCTGTCCGATTTCGATGTCGACGGGGAACCCATCGACGGCACCCCGATGCCGGTGCTCGCTATCGTGGGCAGGCCGAACGTGGGGAAGTCGACGCTGGTCAACCGAATTCTCGGGCGACGGGAGGCCGTCGTCGAGGACATTCCCGGCGTCACCCGTGATCGGGTCTCGTACTCCGCGAGTTGGTCTGGGCGCCGGTTCACCGTCGTCGACACCGGCGGATGGGAACCGGACGCCAAGGGCCTGCAGCAGGCCGTGGCGGCGCAGGCCGAACAAGCCATGCGCACTGCGGACGCCATCGTCCTGGTGGTCGATGCAACCGTCGGGGCCACCACGACCGACGAGGCCGTCGCCCGCGTGCTGCGTCGCTCCAAGACGCCGGTCATCCTGGCCGCCAACAAGGTCGACAGTGAGCGTGCGGAGGCCGAGACGGCCACCCTGTGGTCGCTGGGGCTCGGTGAGCCGTTCCCGGTCTCGGCCGCGCACGGCCGCGGTGCCGGTGACCTGCTCGACGTGATTCTCGAGGTGCTCCCGGAGACGCCTCGCGAGGCGCCGGCGCTCGGCGGCCCCCGCCGCGTCGCGCTGGTGGGCAAACCCAACGTCGGGAAGAGCTCCCTGCTGAACAAGCTGGCAGGTACGCATCGGTCGGTGGTCGACAATGTCGCCGGTACCACCGTGGACCCGGTCGACGAGCTCATCGAGATCGATGGCACCACCTGGCAGTTCGTCGACACGGCCGGTCTGCGCCGCAAGGTGCGGACGGCAAGCGGGCACGAGTACTACGCGTCGCTGCGCACGCGCGCCGCGCTCGACGCAGCCGAGGTCGCGATCCTGCTCATCGATTCGTCCGAGCCGATCACCGAACAGGATCTCCGCGTGCTGTCGATGATCATCGAGAGCGGCCGCGCTCTGGTGATCGCCTTCAACAAGTGGGATCTGGTCGACGAGGATCGTCGTTACCAGCTCGACAAGGAGATCGACCGGGAACTCGCCCGGGTGCCCTGGGCGAGACGGGTCAACATCTCGGCGAGCACCGGACGGTCGGTGCAGAAGCTGGTGCCCGCGATCGAAGGTGCGCTGGAATCGTGGGACAAACGGGTCGGCACCGGCCGCCTCAACAACTGGCTCAAAGAGGTCATTGCCGCCACACCACCGCCGCTGCGTGGTGGTCGCCAGCCGCGCGTCATGTTCGCCACGCAGGCCGCCACCAGACCGCCGACGTTCGTCCTGTTCACCACGGGCTTCCTGGAGGCGGGATACCGCAGATTCCTCGAGCGCCGGCTGCGTGAGGAGTTCAACTTCGACGGTTCGCCGGTGCGGGTGAATGTGCGTGTCCGCGACAAGCGGGAGCAGCGCCGCAAGCGCTGA
- a CDS encoding MDR family MFS transporter translates to MTNGRASTTGTGDSSAGELDQRKIWSIFGGLMLAMLLAALDQTIVSTALPTIVNDLGGAEHLTWVVTAYMLATTATTPLWGKLGDLYGRRYLFIGCVVLFLVGSALCGTAQSMGELIAYRALQGVGAGGLMVLAQAIIGDVVPPRERGRYQGFFGAVFGLASVAGPLLGGFFVDNLSWRWVFYINLPIGIVALIAVILVLPSTSANVRAKIDYAGIFLLALVATCVVLATSFGSLWGWGSPRILGLTAVAIVAVVAFVLVEQRVPEPVLPVRLLTNRVFAIASSIGFVVGFAMFGAITFLPLFLQSVQGATATSSGLRMVPMMLGLLITSIASGQLISRNGRYKIYPIIGCAIFTVALYLLSTMDRSTSELLTSVYLFILGVGLGLVMQVLVLAVQNAVEYRDLGTGTSGATFFRTIGASVGVAVFGAVFNSQLDSHLTSGAPPAAVGRCSAEVLEASTLTLPSCPPAVQSWFLDGFTDAFQVVFLVAVPIGILAFALSWLLPEVELRTVTRTPEPSESFGMPSARTSLEELRLQVWRTLAREDRLRIWEIVVATAGSPLSRGEAWMVSRVSEETSRDFAAMVEASDTPLPIVKQTADDLAKRGMVTIDNETVTITPAGTAEADRLLEAQRERLRSFVADYPGSDEADVNQMLDEIAGRLHDEVPKGLTAQADR, encoded by the coding sequence ATGACGAATGGACGCGCGTCGACAACGGGAACGGGCGATTCATCTGCCGGCGAACTGGATCAACGCAAGATCTGGTCGATCTTCGGCGGACTGATGCTGGCGATGCTGCTCGCGGCCCTGGATCAGACGATCGTATCGACCGCCCTACCGACAATCGTCAATGATCTCGGCGGCGCGGAGCATCTGACCTGGGTCGTCACGGCCTACATGCTCGCGACCACCGCAACGACCCCACTGTGGGGAAAGCTCGGCGACCTCTACGGTCGCCGATATTTGTTCATCGGTTGTGTGGTGCTCTTCCTCGTCGGCTCGGCGCTCTGTGGCACCGCGCAATCGATGGGCGAGTTGATCGCATATCGCGCCCTCCAGGGAGTCGGGGCAGGCGGACTCATGGTGCTGGCACAGGCCATCATCGGCGACGTCGTCCCGCCGCGTGAACGCGGGCGGTATCAGGGCTTCTTCGGCGCCGTGTTCGGACTGGCCAGCGTCGCCGGCCCGCTCCTCGGCGGCTTCTTCGTCGACAACCTCAGCTGGCGCTGGGTGTTCTACATCAACCTGCCGATCGGCATCGTGGCACTGATCGCGGTGATCCTGGTCCTCCCGTCGACGTCGGCGAATGTGAGGGCCAAGATCGATTACGCCGGGATCTTCCTGCTGGCCCTGGTGGCGACCTGTGTGGTGCTCGCAACGAGTTTCGGCTCACTCTGGGGCTGGGGCTCGCCGAGAATCCTCGGCCTCACCGCCGTCGCCATCGTCGCCGTCGTCGCGTTCGTCCTCGTGGAACAGCGGGTACCCGAGCCGGTCCTTCCGGTCCGGCTGCTGACCAACCGGGTCTTCGCGATCGCGTCGTCCATCGGCTTCGTGGTCGGTTTCGCGATGTTCGGAGCGATCACCTTCCTGCCCCTGTTCCTGCAATCGGTCCAAGGGGCGACCGCGACATCGTCGGGGCTGCGGATGGTTCCGATGATGCTGGGGCTCCTGATCACGTCGATCGCCAGCGGCCAGCTCATTAGTCGCAACGGCCGCTACAAGATCTATCCGATCATCGGGTGCGCGATCTTCACCGTCGCCCTGTACCTGTTGTCCACGATGGACCGCAGCACCTCGGAGTTACTCACGAGCGTGTATCTCTTCATCCTGGGCGTGGGGCTCGGCCTGGTCATGCAGGTGCTGGTGCTCGCTGTACAGAATGCCGTCGAGTATCGCGACCTCGGGACCGGCACCAGCGGGGCGACGTTCTTCCGAACCATCGGTGCGTCGGTGGGCGTCGCGGTGTTCGGAGCGGTCTTCAACAGCCAGCTCGATTCGCACCTGACCAGCGGCGCCCCACCCGCGGCGGTCGGACGATGTTCCGCCGAGGTGCTGGAGGCATCGACTCTGACGTTGCCCTCCTGCCCCCCTGCCGTCCAGTCGTGGTTCCTGGACGGATTCACCGACGCGTTCCAGGTCGTGTTCCTCGTCGCGGTACCGATCGGCATCTTGGCCTTTGCTCTGTCGTGGTTGCTACCGGAGGTCGAGTTGCGCACCGTGACCCGCACTCCGGAGCCCAGCGAATCGTTCGGTATGCCCTCTGCGCGAACATCTCTGGAAGAACTCCGGCTCCAGGTGTGGCGCACTCTCGCACGGGAGGACCGGCTGCGCATCTGGGAGATCGTCGTCGCGACCGCCGGCAGCCCGTTGTCCAGAGGCGAAGCATGGATGGTCAGCCGGGTCTCGGAAGAGACGTCGCGGGACTTCGCCGCGATGGTCGAAGCCTCCGACACACCCCTGCCGATCGTGAAGCAGACGGCTGACGACTTGGCGAAACGCGGAATGGTGACGATCGACAACGAGACCGTGACGATCACGCCCGCCGGAACCGCCGAGGCCGATCGTCTCCTCGAGGCCCAGCGCGAACGGCTGCGTAGCTTCGTGGCGGACTACCCCGGCAGCGACGAGGCCGACGTCAACCAGATGCTCGACGAGATCGCGGGGAGATTGCACGACGAGGTCCCGAAAGGCCTGACTGCCCAGGCGGATCGCTGA
- the xerD gene encoding site-specific tyrosine recombinase XerD, protein MTGHAVSTDSAEEHVTRYLDHLTVERGAAANTVSSYRRDLGRYAHYLGSRGIGSLTEVTENDVREFLVQLRRGEPDTGSAPLADSSIARTLVAVRGFHKFAAAEGVVAADVAHAVRPPRPARRLPKSLPVDEVLAILESAGAPDHPRALRDRALLELLYSCGARISEAIALDVDDIDATTRAVRLCGKGGKERVVPVGGPAIDALEAYLVRGRPVLASRANPALFLNARGGRLSRQSAWQVLADAAARAGLDKAVSPHTLRHSFATHLLDGGADVRVVQELLGHASVTTTQVYTLVTVNTMREVYATAHPRAR, encoded by the coding sequence ATGACGGGACACGCGGTATCGACCGACAGTGCGGAGGAGCACGTGACCCGGTACCTCGATCACCTCACCGTCGAACGCGGCGCCGCCGCCAACACCGTGAGCTCCTACCGACGGGACCTCGGACGTTATGCGCACTACCTGGGATCACGGGGGATCGGCTCCCTCACCGAGGTGACCGAGAACGATGTCCGGGAGTTCCTCGTGCAGCTTCGTCGTGGTGAGCCCGACACCGGTTCGGCGCCGCTGGCCGACAGCTCGATCGCGCGGACACTCGTCGCCGTTCGGGGCTTCCACAAGTTCGCGGCGGCCGAGGGCGTCGTCGCGGCGGATGTCGCCCACGCCGTCCGCCCGCCGCGTCCGGCACGTCGTCTGCCGAAATCGTTGCCGGTCGACGAGGTTCTCGCGATTCTCGAATCGGCCGGGGCGCCCGATCATCCCCGGGCCCTGCGGGACCGGGCCCTGCTCGAACTGCTCTACAGCTGCGGTGCGCGGATCTCCGAGGCGATCGCCCTCGACGTCGACGACATCGACGCGACGACACGGGCGGTTCGACTGTGCGGCAAGGGCGGGAAGGAACGCGTCGTCCCGGTCGGCGGTCCGGCGATCGACGCGCTGGAGGCATACCTGGTGCGCGGTCGGCCTGTCCTGGCGAGCCGGGCGAATCCTGCGCTGTTCCTCAATGCGCGCGGTGGCCGGCTGTCCCGGCAGAGTGCGTGGCAGGTGTTGGCAGACGCCGCGGCACGAGCAGGCCTGGACAAGGCGGTGTCGCCGCACACGTTGCGGCACAGCTTTGCCACTCATCTGCTCGACGGTGGTGCCGACGTTCGCGTCGTGCAGGAACTCCTCGGCCACGCATCGGTGACCACCACGCAGGTCTACACCCTGGTGACGGTGAACACCATGCGCGAGGTGTACGCCACGGCCCATCCTCGGGCGCGGTGA
- the cmk gene encoding (d)CMP kinase, whose translation MSHDDAVGTHVIAIDGPAGTGKSTVSRILADRVGARFLDTGAMYRAATLAVLKAGVALDDTDSIGAVVTRADIGLNVLADSSATILDGVDVSSEIRTDVVTDAVSAVSAVPSVRTKLVAVQRRAAQGSFVVVEGRDIGTVVFPDADLKVFLTATPEARAARRHQQNVAAGRPSDLAEVLTGVNRRDHLDSTRAVSPLRPADDAVIVDTSDLTRDQVVETLGALVRDRIGVQS comes from the coding sequence GTGAGTCACGACGACGCGGTCGGCACGCATGTCATCGCCATCGACGGTCCCGCCGGAACCGGAAAGTCGACGGTGTCGCGGATTCTCGCCGACCGTGTCGGCGCCCGCTTCCTGGACACCGGTGCCATGTACCGGGCGGCCACCCTCGCCGTGCTGAAGGCCGGTGTCGCGCTTGATGACACGGACTCGATCGGCGCCGTGGTGACCAGGGCCGACATCGGTCTGAACGTGCTCGCCGACAGTTCGGCAACCATCCTCGACGGCGTCGACGTCTCCTCCGAGATCCGTACCGACGTGGTGACCGACGCGGTTTCGGCAGTCTCCGCGGTGCCGTCGGTACGCACCAAACTCGTTGCGGTCCAACGCCGTGCGGCACAGGGATCGTTCGTCGTGGTGGAGGGTCGCGACATCGGGACCGTGGTGTTCCCGGACGCAGACCTCAAAGTCTTCCTGACCGCCACGCCCGAGGCGCGGGCGGCCCGGCGGCATCAGCAGAATGTCGCGGCCGGGCGCCCGAGCGACCTGGCCGAGGTGCTGACCGGTGTCAATCGACGTGACCATCTCGACTCGACCCGGGCGGTGTCGCCGCTGCGCCCTGCAGACGACGCCGTGATCGTCGACACCAGTGACCTGACCCGCGACCAGGTCGTCGAGACCCTCGGCGCCCTGGTCCGCGACCGGATCGGAGTGCAGTCGTGA
- a CDS encoding pseudouridine synthase — MASASRDGTPGPRKKTSRAQKTGKNTPKTGNKGHGGASAVSEGRSSKKTHRKGSSKPNVTSGKVRLNNAKPARHQTPAQDPGATGATYVEDGVRLQKVLASAGVASRRGAEELIAAGRVDVDGQIVTEQGMRINPDTAVIRVDGARVVIDETRQYLALNKPKGWQSTMSDDQGRPCIGDIVAERVMAGQRLFHVGRLDADTEGLLLLTNDGELAHRLMHPSFEVPKTYMAELRGEVPRSVGRTLKDGIELEDGPVAVDGFTVVGVHEGQSLVRITLHEGRNRIVRRMMEEVGFPVTSLVRTNIGAVSLGEQRPGSLRVLGKNEIGALYKAVGL, encoded by the coding sequence ATGGCATCCGCTAGCCGAGACGGCACACCGGGCCCGCGCAAGAAGACGTCGCGCGCCCAGAAGACAGGCAAGAACACTCCCAAGACGGGCAACAAAGGGCACGGTGGCGCAAGTGCCGTGAGCGAGGGCCGGTCGTCCAAGAAGACTCATCGAAAAGGCTCGTCGAAGCCCAACGTGACGTCGGGCAAGGTGCGTCTGAACAACGCGAAACCGGCTCGTCACCAGACCCCGGCCCAGGATCCGGGTGCGACCGGCGCCACCTACGTCGAGGACGGCGTGCGGTTGCAGAAGGTACTCGCCTCCGCGGGGGTGGCATCGCGTCGTGGTGCCGAGGAGCTCATCGCCGCCGGTCGTGTCGACGTCGACGGGCAGATCGTCACCGAGCAGGGGATGCGCATCAACCCCGACACCGCGGTGATCCGGGTGGACGGTGCGCGGGTCGTGATCGACGAGACCCGGCAGTACCTGGCCCTCAACAAGCCCAAGGGCTGGCAGTCCACGATGTCCGACGACCAGGGCCGACCGTGCATCGGCGACATCGTCGCCGAACGTGTGATGGCCGGGCAGCGACTCTTCCACGTGGGCAGGCTCGACGCCGACACCGAGGGACTGCTGTTGCTGACCAACGACGGCGAGCTCGCCCACCGCCTCATGCATCCCTCGTTCGAGGTGCCGAAGACCTATATGGCCGAGCTCCGCGGCGAGGTGCCGCGCTCGGTCGGCCGCACCCTCAAGGACGGGATCGAGCTCGAGGACGGCCCGGTGGCGGTCGACGGTTTCACCGTCGTCGGCGTTCACGAGGGCCAGTCGTTGGTGCGCATCACCTTGCACGAAGGCCGGAACAGGATCGTCCGGCGCATGATGGAAGAGGTCGGATTCCCGGTGACCAGCCTGGTGCGCACCAACATCGGCGCGGTCTCCCTCGGTGAGCAGCGGCCCGGCAGCCTGCGCGTACTGGGTAAGAACGAGATCGGCGCGTTGTACAAGGCGGTGGGGTTGTGA
- a CDS encoding GlsB/YeaQ/YmgE family stress response membrane protein, translating into MLIIGIIVFGMVIGALAQLIIGGKNMWSIDWGLAIVAGVVGSFIGGLLISLLSGDGINFRASGIIGSIVGALLVTGGWIWYKKRSPAN; encoded by the coding sequence GTGCTCATCATCGGAATCATCGTGTTCGGAATGGTCATCGGCGCCCTTGCCCAGCTGATCATCGGCGGCAAGAACATGTGGAGTATCGACTGGGGTCTCGCGATCGTCGCGGGTGTGGTCGGCTCGTTCATCGGCGGACTGTTGATCAGCCTGCTCTCGGGTGACGGGATCAACTTCCGCGCCAGCGGCATCATCGGGTCCATCGTCGGTGCGCTCCTCGTGACCGGCGGCTGGATCTGGTACAAGAAGCGTTCGCCTGCGAACTGA